One window of the Candidatus Chryseobacterium colombiense genome contains the following:
- a CDS encoding alpha/beta fold hydrolase, with amino-acid sequence MKILLWIIAFFLLAYIMLCVIVFFYQEKIIFHPEKLKENYSFNFKNDFEEITIHTKDHKKLNSVLFKTQNPKGIIFYLHGNGGSIGGWGEVADVYNNMNYDVFMLDYRGYGKSEDKINSKDQLFSDVELAYDELTKRYPENKIIILGYSVGTGPASKLASQKNAKLLILQAPYFSMEDEMDQKFSFLPKFLLKYNFETNQYLKTVKSPVIIFHGDKDEIINYKASLKLKNNFKKGDRLIILKDQNHNGITDNLDYQNSIKTILDFDNN; translated from the coding sequence ATGAAAATACTTCTGTGGATAATTGCTTTTTTTCTCCTGGCATATATAATGCTTTGTGTGATTGTATTTTTTTATCAGGAAAAGATAATTTTTCATCCTGAAAAGTTAAAGGAAAATTATTCATTTAATTTTAAAAATGATTTTGAAGAAATCACAATTCATACAAAAGATCATAAGAAATTAAATTCAGTCTTATTTAAAACTCAAAATCCGAAAGGTATTATTTTTTACCTTCACGGAAACGGAGGTTCAATAGGTGGATGGGGTGAAGTGGCTGATGTTTACAACAATATGAATTATGATGTTTTCATGTTGGATTACAGAGGTTATGGAAAAAGTGAGGATAAAATCAATAGTAAGGATCAATTATTTTCAGATGTTGAACTTGCCTATGATGAACTTACCAAAAGATACCCCGAAAACAAAATTATTATTTTAGGATATTCAGTTGGAACCGGACCGGCTTCAAAGTTGGCATCGCAGAAAAATGCAAAACTGCTGATTTTACAAGCGCCTTACTTCAGTATGGAAGATGAGATGGATCAAAAATTTTCATTTCTTCCGAAGTTTCTTTTAAAATATAATTTTGAAACCAATCAATATTTAAAAACCGTTAAGTCTCCGGTTATTATTTTTCACGGAGATAAAGATGAGATTATTAACTATAAAGCATCTTTAAAACTGAAAAATAATTTCAAAAAAGGAGATCGTTTGATTATTTTAAAAGATCAGAATCATAACGGAATAACAGATAATTTGGATTATCAGAACTCAATAAAAACAATACTTGATTTTGATAATAATTAA
- the paaJ gene encoding phenylacetate-CoA oxygenase subunit PaaJ produces MNQLLDLLKTIPDPEIPVIDIVELGIVREANVTGEKTCEVIITPTYSACPAMFTIEEDIIKMMKEHGWEAKVVTKMFPIWTTDWLTDEAREKLRAYGITPPEKGADEHHIGKPKKCPRCGSEHTKQISRFGSTLCKASYQCLDCLEPFDYFKCH; encoded by the coding sequence ATGAATCAGCTTTTAGATTTATTAAAAACAATTCCCGACCCAGAAATTCCAGTGATTGACATTGTGGAATTGGGGATCGTAAGAGAAGCAAATGTCACAGGAGAAAAGACTTGTGAGGTGATCATTACACCTACCTATTCTGCCTGTCCTGCGATGTTTACCATCGAGGAAGATATCATCAAAATGATGAAAGAACACGGTTGGGAAGCGAAAGTAGTCACCAAAATGTTTCCAATTTGGACAACGGATTGGTTGACAGATGAAGCGAGAGAAAAACTTCGTGCCTACGGAATTACCCCTCCGGAAAAAGGAGCAGATGAACACCACATCGGGAAACCAAAGAAATGTCCTCGTTGCGGTTCAGAACACACCAAGCAGATCAGTAGATTCGGATCTACTTTATGTAAGGCATCGTACCAATGCTTAGATTGCTTAGAGCCTTTTGACTATTTTAAATGTCATTAA
- a CDS encoding enoyl-CoA hydratase-related protein: MYTQIDIESHFDGKLKIAYLNQPETMNALTKPSLSDLKDFVKECSEDPTVRCVAISGRGRAFCSGQNLDDAFVQGNEHHDNDIIRKIVTDYYNPLVTEITRCRKPVVALVNGPAVGAGAMLALISDFVLAAEKSYFSQAFSNIGLIPDTGGTYFLPKLLGRQLANYLTFTGKKLSAQEAKSYGLVAEVFNEEEFVPKSMEILEKIANMPTAAIKLTKKAFAASYNNTLKEQLELEGDLQQEAAETEDFKEGVSAFLEKRKPNYKGR; this comes from the coding sequence ATGTATACACAAATTGACATTGAATCGCATTTTGACGGAAAGCTAAAAATCGCTTACCTCAATCAGCCGGAAACGATGAATGCACTTACAAAACCATCTTTATCAGATCTTAAAGATTTTGTTAAAGAATGTAGTGAAGATCCTACCGTAAGATGTGTTGCCATTTCGGGAAGAGGAAGAGCTTTTTGTTCCGGTCAGAATCTGGATGATGCTTTTGTACAGGGTAATGAACATCATGACAATGACATTATCAGAAAAATTGTAACAGACTATTACAATCCTTTGGTTACAGAAATTACACGTTGCAGAAAACCTGTAGTTGCTCTAGTTAATGGTCCTGCAGTAGGAGCCGGAGCTATGTTAGCTTTAATTTCTGACTTCGTTTTAGCCGCTGAAAAATCATATTTTTCTCAGGCATTTTCCAACATCGGATTAATTCCTGATACAGGAGGAACATACTTCCTACCGAAATTATTGGGAAGACAATTGGCCAATTATTTAACATTTACAGGGAAAAAATTGTCCGCACAAGAAGCCAAATCTTACGGTTTGGTTGCTGAGGTTTTCAATGAAGAAGAATTTGTTCCAAAATCAATGGAAATCCTTGAAAAAATAGCTAATATGCCGACTGCTGCTATTAAATTGACTAAAAAAGCATTCGCTGCTTCTTACAACAATACATTGAAAGAACAATTGGAGCTGGAAGGAGACTTACAGCAGGAAGCTGCAGAAACAGAAGACTTTAAAGAAGGAGTAAGTGCCTTTTTAGAAAAAAGAAAACCTAATTATAAAGGAAGATAA
- a CDS encoding four helix bundle protein: MRNDKENVIVNKTFDFALNIIEFSEELYKANRFPLANQIFKSGTSIGANVREAQNAESKADFIHKLKIAAKEADETEYWLLLCLQSPHLKSPNEKLTSKLKEIILILSKIISSSKLK, encoded by the coding sequence ATGAGAAATGACAAGGAAAATGTTATTGTAAATAAGACTTTTGATTTTGCATTGAATATTATTGAATTTTCTGAAGAATTATATAAAGCTAATAGATTTCCTTTAGCAAATCAGATTTTTAAATCAGGTACCTCGATTGGAGCAAATGTGAGAGAAGCCCAAAATGCAGAAAGTAAAGCAGACTTTATTCATAAACTGAAAATTGCAGCCAAAGAAGCTGATGAAACAGAATATTGGCTTTTGTTGTGCTTACAATCTCCTCATCTAAAATCTCCAAACGAAAAATTAACTTCAAAATTAAAAGAAATCATATTAATTCTGTCTAAAATTATTTCAAGTTCGAAACTTAAATAA
- a CDS encoding 3-hydroxyacyl-CoA dehydrogenase NAD-binding domain-containing protein, with protein sequence MNVGIIGAGTMGIGIAQVAATNGCKVWVYDANAKQVETATVGLEKTLTKLVDKQKISGEKMTEILANISIATELKDFKDCELIIEAIIENKEIKTKVFTELEKHVSESCVIGSNTSSISITSLGAELQKPERFIGIHFFNPAPLMPLVEVIPSLLTEKSLAEKIYNLMKDWGKTPVIAKDIPGFIVNRIARPYYGEGLRIVEENIATVEQVDEAMKTIGNFKMGPFELMDLIGVDVNFSVTKTVYNEYFYDPKYKPSLLQQRMSEAKFHGRKTGKGFYDYSEGAEKPVAVKDDALYQQIFLRIISMLINEAVEAKRLGVANDEDLELAMQKGVNYPKGLLAWGKEIGYTKISETLQNLYEEYQEERYRQSPLLRKLN encoded by the coding sequence ATGAATGTAGGAATTATCGGTGCCGGAACAATGGGAATCGGCATTGCACAAGTAGCCGCAACGAACGGATGTAAAGTTTGGGTATACGATGCCAACGCAAAACAAGTAGAAACGGCAACCGTAGGTTTGGAAAAAACATTAACCAAATTGGTGGATAAACAAAAAATTTCGGGAGAGAAAATGACTGAAATTTTAGCGAACATTTCCATTGCTACAGAATTGAAGGACTTCAAAGATTGTGAATTGATCATCGAAGCCATCATCGAAAACAAAGAAATTAAAACCAAAGTCTTTACAGAATTAGAGAAACATGTTTCTGAAAGCTGTGTCATTGGTTCCAATACATCCTCTATTTCTATCACCTCTCTTGGTGCGGAATTACAGAAACCGGAGCGTTTCATCGGAATTCACTTTTTTAATCCGGCTCCTTTGATGCCTTTAGTGGAGGTTATTCCTTCCTTATTAACAGAAAAATCTTTAGCGGAAAAAATCTACAATCTGATGAAAGATTGGGGTAAAACTCCGGTGATTGCAAAAGATATTCCCGGATTTATCGTAAACAGAATTGCCCGTCCTTATTATGGGGAAGGATTGAGAATTGTAGAAGAAAATATTGCAACAGTAGAACAGGTAGATGAAGCCATGAAAACAATTGGAAACTTTAAAATGGGACCCTTTGAATTAATGGATTTGATCGGAGTTGATGTAAATTTTTCAGTAACAAAAACTGTTTACAACGAATATTTCTACGATCCGAAATACAAACCATCTCTTCTTCAGCAGAGAATGTCGGAGGCTAAATTTCATGGCCGAAAAACTGGAAAAGGTTTTTATGATTATTCGGAAGGAGCAGAAAAACCTGTTGCAGTAAAAGATGATGCACTGTATCAGCAAATATTCTTGAGAATTATTTCTATGTTAATTAATGAAGCCGTAGAAGCAAAAAGATTAGGCGTAGCGAATGACGAGGATCTCGAACTGGCAATGCAGAAAGGTGTAAACTATCCAAAAGGATTATTGGCTTGGGGAAAAGAAATCGGATATACAAAAATCTCCGAAACCCTTCAAAATCTTTATGAAGAATATCAGGAAGAAAGATACAGACAGAGCCCGTTGCTACGTAAATTAAATTAG
- a CDS encoding PaaI family thioesterase produces MNPRQVAEYMFDQDAFSQWMNIKLIDVKENYCLIEMPIKKEMINGLKTVHGGVTFAFADSALAFSSNNSGDAAVALNCIINFTKAGKEGDVFRAESILANDTRKTAVYDIKITNQNEELVAKFVGTVYKIGKKVTEL; encoded by the coding sequence ATGAACCCGAGACAGGTTGCAGAATATATGTTTGATCAGGATGCGTTTTCCCAATGGATGAATATCAAACTGATCGATGTAAAAGAAAATTATTGTTTAATAGAAATGCCCATTAAAAAGGAAATGATTAACGGCCTAAAGACGGTTCACGGAGGTGTTACATTTGCTTTTGCAGACTCTGCACTGGCATTTTCGTCCAACAATTCCGGAGATGCAGCCGTTGCATTGAATTGTATCATCAATTTTACCAAAGCCGGAAAAGAAGGTGATGTTTTCAGAGCAGAAAGTATTTTGGCAAACGATACCAGAAAAACTGCTGTTTACGACATTAAAATTACCAATCAAAATGAAGAACTGGTTGCGAAATTTGTTGGGACAGTCTACAAAATCGGAAAAAAAGTAACAGAATTATAA
- the pcaF gene encoding 3-oxoadipyl-CoA thiolase, with amino-acid sequence MNNVYIIDYIRTPISKLQGGLSEVRADDLAAVVIKEIVARNPEVPVEEIEDVIFGCANQAGEDNRNVARMGLLLAGLPYKIGGETVNRLCASGMSAVANAFRSIASGEGEIYIAGGVEHMTRSPYVMSKPSAAFGRDSQMFDTTFGWRFVNPKMKELYGVDGMGDTAENLADMHNISREDQDKFALWSQRKATKAQESGRLAEEIVKVEIPQRKGEPKIFDTDEFIKPTSSMEGLGKLRPAFRKEGTVTAGNASGMNDGAAALILASEEAVKKYGLKPKAKILGSSVAGVEPRIMGIGPVEATQKLLKRLNLSLDDMDIIELNEAFAAQALAVTRTLGLKDDDSRVNPNGGAIAIGHPLGVSGARIVGSAAMELQKQNKKYALCTLCIGVGQGYAMIIERV; translated from the coding sequence ATGAATAACGTATATATTATAGATTATATCAGAACTCCTATTTCAAAATTACAGGGAGGATTATCGGAAGTAAGAGCAGATGATTTGGCAGCGGTTGTTATTAAAGAAATCGTAGCTAGAAATCCTGAAGTTCCAGTTGAAGAAATTGAGGACGTTATTTTCGGATGTGCCAATCAAGCAGGTGAAGATAACAGAAATGTAGCAAGGATGGGACTTTTATTGGCCGGACTTCCTTACAAAATAGGTGGAGAGACGGTAAATAGACTTTGTGCTTCAGGAATGTCAGCGGTAGCAAATGCTTTCCGTTCGATTGCTTCCGGAGAAGGTGAAATCTATATTGCAGGTGGAGTAGAGCACATGACGCGTTCGCCTTATGTCATGTCAAAGCCAAGTGCGGCTTTCGGAAGAGATAGTCAGATGTTTGATACGACTTTCGGATGGAGATTCGTCAATCCAAAAATGAAAGAATTATACGGAGTTGACGGAATGGGTGACACTGCTGAAAATTTAGCGGATATGCACAATATCAGCCGTGAAGATCAGGATAAATTTGCTCTTTGGTCACAACGAAAAGCAACTAAAGCTCAGGAAAGCGGAAGATTGGCGGAAGAAATTGTAAAAGTTGAAATTCCACAAAGAAAAGGGGAACCGAAAATCTTCGATACAGACGAATTCATCAAACCGACTTCTTCAATGGAAGGATTAGGGAAACTTCGTCCGGCTTTCAGAAAAGAAGGAACAGTAACGGCAGGAAATGCTTCAGGAATGAATGACGGAGCAGCCGCATTAATTTTGGCAAGCGAAGAAGCTGTAAAAAAATATGGTTTAAAACCAAAAGCTAAGATTTTAGGATCATCTGTTGCGGGTGTTGAACCAAGAATTATGGGAATCGGACCTGTTGAAGCGACTCAGAAATTATTAAAAAGACTGAATCTTTCATTAGACGATATGGATATTATCGAGTTGAACGAGGCATTTGCAGCTCAGGCTTTAGCAGTAACAAGAACATTAGGATTAAAAGATGATGATTCAAGAGTAAATCCGAATGGAGGAGCAATTGCCATCGGTCATCCACTTGGAGTTTCGGGAGCAAGGATCGTTGGTTCTGCTGCAATGGAACTTCAGAAACAAAATAAAAAATATGCATTGTGTACGCTTTGTATCGGTGTCGGACAAGGCTACGCAATGATAATTGAAAGAGTTTAA
- a CDS encoding transferase hexapeptide repeat family protein — protein sequence MNIYSYHGIRPIIKPSAYIHPQAVIIGNVEIGEDVYIGPNAVIRGDWGKIIIKDGANVQENCTLHVFPGIETILEESAHIGHGAIIHSGHIGKNCLIGMNAVVMDKAYIGDESIVGALAFVPANFKCEPRKLIVGSPAKIIRDVSDEMIKWKTEGTKLYQELAREGKDAILPCEPFTEYIEQIPTKVVDYSIWDDVK from the coding sequence ATGAACATCTACTCATATCACGGCATCCGTCCAATAATAAAACCTTCCGCTTACATTCACCCGCAAGCGGTGATCATCGGAAATGTGGAAATTGGCGAAGATGTTTATATCGGTCCGAATGCGGTAATTCGTGGCGACTGGGGTAAAATTATTATTAAAGACGGTGCAAATGTTCAGGAAAACTGTACCCTTCATGTTTTTCCGGGTATTGAAACGATTTTGGAAGAATCCGCACACATCGGTCATGGAGCGATTATTCACTCCGGACATATCGGGAAAAATTGTTTGATCGGAATGAACGCAGTAGTAATGGATAAAGCATATATCGGTGATGAGAGTATTGTCGGGGCATTAGCTTTTGTTCCTGCCAATTTTAAATGTGAGCCGAGAAAGCTGATCGTGGGAAGCCCCGCAAAAATTATCCGTGATGTTTCTGATGAAATGATCAAATGGAAAACAGAAGGGACAAAATTGTATCAGGAATTGGCAAGAGAAGGAAAAGATGCGATTTTACCTTGCGAACCGTTTACAGAATACATTGAGCAGATTCCTACGAAAGTTGTTGATTACAGTATTTGGGATGATGTGAAATAA
- a CDS encoding alpha/beta hydrolase-fold protein — protein MIKKLFIFCSIMFAFQSVAFAQTANVKPLTIGEIRTIKSKILNEDRILNIYLPQNFNKTKSYPIIYLLDGSMNEDFIHVTGLVQFFNQMYSMPETIVVGIANIDRKRDFTFHTDLKDLQKDYPTTGHSEKFINFLEKELKPYIQSQFKTTDNYLFGQSLGGLLATEILLKNPEMFNNYFIISPSLWWDDESLLKQAPQLLAKIPDTKKFIYVSVGKGEHPVMVKDAEDLYDVLKKSNKKNWTVEYKMMETDNHATILHRSLYEGLVKLFPYQEPKN, from the coding sequence ATGATTAAAAAACTTTTTATTTTCTGCAGTATCATGTTTGCGTTTCAATCTGTGGCTTTTGCACAGACTGCAAATGTAAAACCATTGACTATTGGAGAAATCAGGACGATAAAGTCTAAAATTTTAAATGAAGACAGAATTTTAAACATCTATCTTCCGCAAAATTTTAACAAAACAAAATCTTACCCGATCATCTATCTTTTGGATGGAAGTATGAATGAAGATTTCATTCACGTTACAGGTTTAGTACAATTCTTTAATCAGATGTATTCCATGCCTGAAACCATTGTGGTGGGAATTGCCAATATTGACAGAAAAAGAGACTTTACCTTTCATACGGATTTAAAAGATTTACAGAAAGATTACCCTACAACAGGACATTCGGAGAAGTTTATCAATTTTCTGGAGAAAGAATTAAAACCTTATATCCAAAGTCAATTTAAAACAACGGATAATTATTTATTCGGACAATCATTAGGCGGACTTCTGGCAACTGAGATTTTATTGAAAAACCCTGAAATGTTCAATAATTATTTTATTATCAGTCCGAGTTTGTGGTGGGACGATGAAAGCCTTTTAAAACAGGCTCCTCAATTATTGGCTAAAATTCCGGATACCAAGAAATTTATTTATGTTTCTGTAGGGAAAGGTGAGCATCCGGTGATGGTAAAAGATGCAGAAGATCTATATGATGTTCTGAAGAAATCAAACAAGAAAAACTGGACGGTAGAATATAAAATGATGGAAACAGACAACCATGCAACCATTCTTCACAGAAGTTTATATGAAGGTCTTGTAAAGTTGTTTCCTTATCAGGAACCCAAAAATTAA
- the paaZ gene encoding phenylacetic acid degradation bifunctional protein PaaZ, which yields MEKLKNYIYGEWVEGNGNGVPLYNAVNGEQVAISDTEGLNFEQALDYGRTIGYKNLSSMTFYDRGEMLKKVALYLLERKKKYYELSYKTGATHVDSWVDIEGGFGTFFTYSGLAKRMLPNTPFWVDGDTQKISANGTFLGTHILTPSEGVSVQINAYNFPVWGMLEKLSTSLLAGVPSIVKPSPFGSYLTNAVFQDMIESGILPEGAVQLVCGEPGNILDYVKDGDSVLFTGSATTGRKLKSLPSIAGNAVRFNMEADSLNCSILGLDAKPGTPEFDLFIKEVRNEMTTKAGQKCTAIRRIIVPENLIGDVQQALSKALDQTKIGNPLSRETRMGSLVGKQQYDEVLRKVNLLKAETELVYDGKHELVDANYENGAFMSPKLFLNDKPFEKNISHDVEAFGPVSTLMPYKDVEEAAALAKRGKGSLVGSIVSHDDNFVAETSWKMASQHGRIFVLNRDSAKESTGHGSPLPTLMHGGPGRAGGGEEMGGLNGLHFFLQKTAIQGSPDILTAITKIYQQGAEKKYSDKHPFQKYFEEVEVGDSLETAGRTVTDADIVNFSNVSWDHFYAHTDATSLTGTIFDKTVAHGYFILSAAAGLFVSGKKGPVIANYGLENCSFFKPVYAGDTITVYLTAKEKINRGVKGRNIPSGVVKWLVEVVNQRDEIVCVATILTLVAKQSPFIDLNLKNIQKILNGLTESTQSKWGKMSPQQMIEHLEHGVLVSLGEPEAEKCFTPEEQLEKWQDSLYNHRKMPKDFPAPFLAEDEKLLELRHKNLEAAKTSFMDTLKRYSIYYKENPQAEHMNFVFGKLNKEMWELMHKKHFTHHFEQFGLI from the coding sequence ATGGAAAAGTTAAAAAACTATATCTACGGCGAATGGGTAGAAGGAAACGGAAACGGAGTTCCTTTGTACAATGCTGTAAACGGTGAGCAGGTTGCCATTTCCGATACGGAAGGTTTAAATTTTGAACAGGCTTTGGACTACGGAAGAACGATAGGGTACAAAAACCTTTCATCCATGACGTTCTACGACCGTGGAGAAATGTTGAAAAAAGTAGCGCTTTACCTATTAGAAAGAAAGAAAAAATATTACGAATTATCTTATAAAACAGGGGCAACTCATGTTGATTCATGGGTGGATATTGAAGGAGGCTTCGGTACTTTCTTCACGTATTCAGGATTGGCAAAAAGAATGCTGCCAAACACGCCGTTTTGGGTGGATGGTGATACTCAGAAAATCTCTGCGAACGGAACTTTCTTAGGAACTCACATTTTAACACCAAGCGAAGGGGTTTCGGTACAAATTAATGCTTACAACTTTCCGGTTTGGGGAATGTTGGAAAAATTATCCACTTCTTTATTGGCAGGGGTTCCTTCAATCGTGAAACCTTCTCCGTTTGGTTCTTATTTAACGAATGCGGTTTTCCAGGATATGATTGAAAGCGGAATTCTTCCGGAAGGTGCTGTTCAATTAGTGTGTGGAGAACCTGGAAATATTCTCGATTATGTTAAGGATGGAGATTCTGTTTTGTTCACGGGTTCTGCGACAACTGGTAGAAAATTAAAATCTTTACCATCAATTGCAGGAAATGCTGTCCGTTTCAATATGGAAGCAGATTCTTTGAACTGCTCGATTCTTGGGCTGGATGCAAAGCCTGGAACCCCGGAATTTGATTTGTTCATCAAAGAAGTTCGTAACGAAATGACTACGAAAGCCGGACAAAAATGTACCGCAATCCGAAGAATTATTGTGCCAGAAAACTTAATTGGCGATGTTCAGCAGGCTTTATCTAAAGCTTTGGACCAGACAAAAATCGGAAACCCATTGAGCAGAGAAACAAGAATGGGTTCTTTGGTTGGAAAACAGCAGTATGATGAGGTATTGAGAAAAGTAAACTTATTAAAAGCGGAAACAGAACTGGTTTATGATGGTAAACATGAGCTTGTAGATGCCAACTATGAAAATGGAGCCTTTATGAGCCCGAAACTGTTCTTAAATGATAAACCTTTCGAAAAAAATATCTCTCACGATGTAGAAGCTTTCGGTCCGGTTTCTACATTAATGCCTTACAAAGATGTGGAAGAAGCAGCGGCATTGGCAAAAAGAGGAAAAGGAAGTTTGGTAGGTTCTATTGTTTCTCACGATGATAATTTTGTAGCAGAAACTTCTTGGAAAATGGCTTCACAGCATGGAAGAATCTTTGTATTGAACAGGGACAGTGCGAAAGAAAGTACAGGTCACGGTTCTCCGCTTCCGACTTTGATGCACGGTGGTCCTGGAAGAGCAGGTGGTGGTGAAGAAATGGGTGGACTGAACGGTCTTCATTTTTTCCTTCAAAAAACAGCCATTCAGGGTTCTCCGGATATTTTAACGGCAATCACGAAAATTTATCAGCAGGGTGCTGAGAAAAAATACTCAGATAAACATCCTTTCCAGAAATATTTTGAAGAAGTTGAAGTTGGAGATTCTTTAGAAACTGCGGGAAGGACAGTAACTGATGCAGATATTGTGAATTTCTCCAATGTTTCATGGGATCATTTCTATGCTCACACCGACGCAACAAGTTTAACAGGAACTATTTTTGATAAAACTGTTGCTCACGGATATTTCATCCTTTCTGCTGCGGCAGGTTTGTTCGTTTCGGGTAAAAAAGGACCTGTTATCGCTAATTATGGATTAGAAAACTGTTCATTCTTTAAACCTGTTTATGCAGGAGATACCATTACGGTTTATTTGACGGCGAAAGAAAAAATCAACAGGGGAGTTAAGGGAAGAAATATTCCTTCTGGTGTTGTGAAATGGTTGGTGGAAGTGGTGAATCAAAGAGATGAGATCGTTTGTGTGGCTACAATTTTAACTTTGGTGGCAAAACAGTCTCCTTTTATTGATTTAAATCTGAAAAATATTCAGAAAATCTTGAATGGTTTGACAGAATCTACCCAGTCAAAATGGGGAAAAATGTCTCCTCAGCAGATGATTGAGCATTTAGAGCATGGTGTTTTGGTAAGTTTAGGCGAACCAGAAGCCGAAAAATGTTTCACTCCCGAAGAGCAATTGGAAAAGTGGCAGGATTCCCTTTACAATCACAGAAAAATGCCGAAAGATTTCCCGGCTCCGTTTTTAGCAGAAGATGAAAAGCTATTGGAATTAAGACATAAAAATCTTGAAGCAGCAAAAACATCTTTCATGGATACGCTGAAGAGATATTCAATTTATTATAAAGAAAATCCACAAGCAGAACACATGAATTTTGTTTTCGGAAAACTGAACAAAGAAATGTGGGAACTGATGCACAAGAAACATTTTACGCATCATTTTGAACAGTTTGGATTGATTTAA
- a CDS encoding CPBP family intramembrane metalloprotease produces MIGIIIELIISWLLLKFVPKKNLSVLGLKPNPTRLTQWYIGFLLAAAICSLYHIMETAFINNSRVLNKQLTSSTVLMSLWWVVKSVLFEELLFRGALLYLIIEKWGNTKACLFSAICFGIYHWFSYNAFGNPFQMGIIFIMTAIFGWMLAVSFAKTKSLYLPVGLHLGWNLFNIVIFSNGPLGKQLFIKTNANHLEGIPSLLVFIFQIIALPLLMYGYFKIRSHK; encoded by the coding sequence ATGATTGGGATTATTATTGAACTTATCATTTCATGGCTTCTCCTTAAATTTGTACCCAAAAAGAATCTTTCTGTTTTAGGATTGAAGCCCAATCCAACAAGATTGACTCAGTGGTACATCGGATTTCTTTTGGCAGCAGCTATTTGTAGTCTTTATCATATCATGGAAACAGCATTTATCAATAACAGCCGGGTTCTGAATAAACAATTAACATCCTCTACAGTATTAATGAGCTTGTGGTGGGTTGTAAAGTCTGTTTTATTTGAAGAATTATTGTTCAGAGGAGCTTTACTTTATCTTATCATTGAAAAATGGGGAAACACTAAAGCCTGTCTTTTTTCAGCCATTTGCTTTGGCATCTATCACTGGTTTTCATATAATGCATTTGGAAATCCTTTTCAAATGGGAATTATTTTTATAATGACCGCCATTTTTGGGTGGATGCTGGCTGTATCCTTTGCTAAAACAAAATCCCTGTATCTTCCTGTAGGTCTCCATCTGGGCTGGAATTTGTTTAATATTGTAATATTCTCGAACGGTCCTTTAGGCAAACAGCTCTTTATTAAAACTAATGCAAATCATCTTGAAGGAATTCCTTCACTTCTTGTTTTTATATTCCAGATCATCGCATTACCTCTTTTAATGTATGGATATTTTAAGATTAGGAGCCATAAATAA
- a CDS encoding SMI1/KNR4 family protein has product MELRFFKDFDFTNFWSECSYSSKDYIEDFPGDEIITEVEDKLGYQLPGSYIELMRLQNGGLVNKSCFATTESVSWAEDHVAITGIMAIGKGKKYSLCGELGSQFMIDEWGYPSDGIYICDCPSAGHDMILLDYSACGKNGEPEVVHVDQENNFKKTFLAKDFETFIRGLRQEEELEVG; this is encoded by the coding sequence ATGGAATTAAGGTTTTTCAAAGATTTTGACTTTACAAATTTTTGGAGTGAGTGCAGTTATTCGTCAAAAGACTATATAGAGGATTTTCCTGGTGATGAAATAATCACTGAAGTTGAAGATAAATTAGGATATCAGCTTCCGGGATCTTATATCGAACTGATGAGACTGCAAAATGGTGGATTGGTGAACAAATCATGTTTTGCTACTACTGAAAGTGTTTCTTGGGCAGAAGATCATGTTGCCATTACCGGAATTATGGCAATCGGGAAAGGAAAGAAATATTCGTTGTGTGGAGAATTGGGAAGCCAGTTTATGATTGATGAATGGGGATATCCTTCCGATGGTATTTATATTTGTGACTGTCCTTCAGCTGGACATGATATGATTCTGCTTGACTATTCTGCATGTGGTAAAAACGGAGAGCCGGAAGTGGTGCATGTAGATCAGGAAAATAATTTTAAGAAAACTTTCTTAGCAAAAGACTTTGAAACTTTTATTAGAGGACTAAGACAGGAAGAAGAATTGGAAGTAGGATAA